One Erinaceus europaeus chromosome 5, mEriEur2.1, whole genome shotgun sequence genomic window carries:
- the LOC103108046 gene encoding large ribosomal subunit protein eL21-like — protein MTNTKGKRRGTSYMFSRPFRKHGVVPLATYMRIYKKGDIVDIKGMGTVQKGMPHKCYHGKTGGVYNVTQHAIGIVVNKQVKGKILAKRINVRIEHIKHSQSRDGFLKCVKENDQKKKKEAKEKETWVQLKHQPAPPREAHFVRTNGKETELL, from the coding sequence ATGACTAacacaaagggaaagaggagaggaaccaGCTATATGTTCTCTAGGCCTTTTAGAAAACATGGAGTTGTTCCTTTGGCCACATATATGCGGATCTATAAGAAAGGTGATATTGTAGATATAAAGGGAATGGGCACTGTTCAAAAAGGAATGCcccacaaatgttaccatggcAAAACTGGAGGAGTCTACAATGTTACCCAGCATGCTATAGGTATTGTTGTAAACAAACAAGTCAAGGGCAAGATTCTTGCCAAGAGAATTAATGTTCGTATTGAGCATATTAAGCACTCTCAGAGCAGAGATGGCTTCTTGAAATGTGTGAAAGaaaatgatcagaaaaaaaaaaaggaagccaaagAGAAGGAGACTTGGGTTCAACTGAAGCACCAGCCTGCCCCACCCAGAGAAGCACACTTTGTGAGAACCAATGGAAAGGAAACAGAACTGCTATAA